One part of the Rhodococcus oxybenzonivorans genome encodes these proteins:
- a CDS encoding response regulator: MYEVLVVDDDFMVAEIHRRFVDKTPGFTTVAVARTAADALDAVRSRRPDLVLLDVYLPDMSGLDVLQSLRAEGNPVGVIMITAAREIDTVSRALHGGASDYLVKPFEYAHLQEKLENFRRRARALESQSGADQSLIDSLFGSAGKNADPGRLPKGLSVETGKLVLDIVQERGELSSMECAELAGLSRVSVRRYLEHYLAEGLLEVRLEYGGAGRPVRRYRPVRH, translated from the coding sequence ATGTATGAGGTGCTGGTCGTCGACGACGACTTCATGGTCGCGGAGATACACCGCCGGTTCGTCGACAAGACGCCGGGGTTCACCACCGTCGCAGTCGCGCGGACCGCGGCCGACGCCCTCGATGCCGTGCGCTCCCGTCGGCCGGATCTCGTGCTTCTCGACGTGTACTTGCCGGACATGTCCGGACTCGATGTCCTCCAGTCCCTCCGGGCGGAGGGAAATCCGGTCGGCGTGATCATGATCACGGCTGCGCGCGAGATCGACACCGTCAGCCGGGCGCTGCACGGCGGCGCCTCCGACTACCTGGTGAAACCGTTCGAGTACGCCCACCTGCAGGAGAAGCTCGAGAACTTTCGGCGACGGGCACGGGCACTCGAATCGCAATCCGGCGCGGATCAGTCGTTGATCGACTCCCTGTTCGGCAGCGCAGGCAAGAACGCCGACCCGGGCCGCCTCCCCAAGGGGCTCAGCGTCGAAACCGGCAAGTTGGTCCTCGACATCGTGCAGGAGCGGGGCGAGTTGTCGTCCATGGAATGCGCCGAGCTCGCGGGACTGTCCCGGGTGAGCGTGCGCAGGTACCTCGAGCATTACCTGGCCGAGGGTTTACTCGAAGTACGCCTCGAGTACGGGGGCGCGGGCAGACCTGTTCGCCGGTACCGGCCCGTTCGCCACTGA
- a CDS encoding flavin-containing monooxygenase — MDDRVTDTAAVGVVPEDSVRHVRTVIIGSGFAGLGAAIRLSKDGREDFLVLERDSDVGGTWRDNTYPGAACDVPSHLYSYSFALNPEWSRSFSAQPEIQHYIRRVARQYNVLGKHVFDCDVTEARWNRGVSRWELTTSRGHFSADTVICAFGALAEPSLPSIPGIEVFDGEIFHSAQWNHDADLTGTRVAVIGTGASAIQIVPAIVDQVQHLDVYQRTAPWLLPRFDRAYTRIERWAFHHVPGVQRLLRAAIYGGREVQVVGLAKAPVFMKPLEWLARMKIRTEIKDPALREKVTPNFRIGCKRMLISNDYYAALDRDDVELVTDPIAEIREHAVVTRDGTVRSVDAIVIATGFQVTDSPMFEVIFGRDGRSLAQVFGEAGMQAYKGATVANFPNMFFLVGPNTGLGHTSMVYMIESQINYVADAIAALEQNGIRTVEVRKEVQDDYNRDLQEKLSNSVWMTGGCASWYLDRHGNNTTLWPDFTFKFRRQTQRFDIAAYEVSADAGTPVG; from the coding sequence ATGGATGACCGGGTAACAGACACTGCAGCGGTCGGCGTCGTTCCGGAGGACAGCGTGCGGCACGTTCGCACGGTGATCATCGGCAGTGGTTTCGCGGGACTCGGTGCGGCTATACGACTGAGCAAGGACGGGCGGGAGGATTTCCTCGTCCTCGAGCGGGACAGTGACGTCGGGGGCACGTGGCGCGACAACACCTATCCCGGCGCCGCCTGTGACGTGCCCTCGCACCTGTACTCCTACTCGTTCGCACTCAACCCCGAATGGTCACGTTCGTTTTCGGCACAACCGGAGATCCAGCACTACATTCGCAGGGTTGCGCGTCAGTACAACGTCCTCGGAAAGCACGTCTTCGATTGCGACGTGACCGAGGCCCGCTGGAATCGCGGCGTCTCGCGGTGGGAGCTCACCACCAGCCGCGGCCACTTCTCGGCGGACACCGTGATCTGCGCGTTCGGGGCGCTGGCCGAGCCCTCTCTGCCGAGCATTCCCGGGATCGAAGTATTCGACGGCGAGATCTTCCACTCGGCGCAATGGAATCACGATGCCGACCTCACCGGCACACGCGTTGCAGTGATCGGCACGGGAGCATCGGCAATTCAAATCGTTCCTGCCATCGTCGACCAGGTGCAACACCTGGACGTGTATCAGCGCACCGCCCCCTGGTTGCTGCCGCGATTCGACCGGGCCTATACCCGGATCGAGCGGTGGGCCTTCCACCACGTGCCCGGCGTCCAGCGACTGCTCCGCGCCGCAATCTACGGAGGCCGGGAAGTGCAGGTGGTCGGTCTTGCCAAGGCGCCCGTCTTCATGAAACCGCTGGAGTGGCTGGCGCGCATGAAGATCCGGACAGAGATCAAGGACCCGGCCCTGCGTGAGAAGGTCACTCCGAACTTCCGGATCGGCTGCAAGAGAATGCTGATTTCCAACGACTACTACGCGGCCCTCGACCGGGACGACGTCGAACTCGTCACCGACCCGATCGCGGAGATACGAGAGCATGCGGTGGTGACGAGGGACGGCACCGTGCGTTCGGTGGATGCCATCGTCATCGCGACCGGATTCCAGGTGACGGATTCACCGATGTTCGAGGTCATCTTCGGGCGGGACGGACGCAGTCTGGCGCAGGTTTTCGGTGAGGCCGGTATGCAGGCCTACAAGGGCGCGACTGTCGCCAACTTCCCCAACATGTTTTTTCTCGTCGGACCCAACACGGGGCTCGGCCACACGTCGATGGTGTACATGATCGAATCACAGATCAACTACGTCGCTGATGCTATTGCGGCGTTGGAGCAGAACGGAATTCGCACGGTCGAGGTCCGCAAGGAGGTTCAGGACGATTACAACCGGGACCTTCAGGAGAAGCTGTCGAACAGCGTCTGGATGACGGGCGGATGCGCCAGCTGGTACCTCGATCGGCACGGCAACAACACCACACTGTGGCCCGACTTCACCTTCAAATTCCGCCGCCAGACACAGCGTTTCGACATCGCAGCCTACGAGGTGTCCGCCGACGCGGGCACGCCGGTGGGGTAG
- a CDS encoding MFS transporter has product MMVVLDGTVANLALAPLQADLGLTDSGRNWVLTSYALAFGGLMLLGGRLGDAFGRKKMFIGGVALFTVASLLCGLAVNEFMLIGARFLQGVGAAVASPTALALVATTFAAGPARNQAIAIFAAMTGIGSIAGLIIGGALTEVSWRLIFLINVPIGVVIVLFAFTSLKETAGERLALDVPGAVLATVAATGVVFALTEGPELGWTSPFVIGALIAGLLLFVAFLYVERTADNPLLPFSLFTDKNRVATFVAIFFAGAVMFTVAAFVALFVQDILGYSPLEAGLAFIPFAFGLGAAAFVASKLAVRIQPRWLVIAGAAIMVVGLLYGSTLDASATYPANLFVPVVGIGFGVGLAVVPLPLCAIAGVPETEIGPVAAIAQVAQTLGGPLALALIGAMATSRTLSLGGVSGKIGDMTPAQITALGEGYTFALVGSAVCALIAGLAALFIRFTPQQVAQAQAAEKAAQQS; this is encoded by the coding sequence ATGATGGTGGTCCTCGACGGGACCGTCGCCAACCTGGCCCTGGCTCCCCTGCAGGCAGACCTCGGTCTCACCGACAGCGGCCGTAACTGGGTGCTGACCTCCTATGCCTTGGCGTTCGGTGGGCTCATGCTCCTCGGGGGCCGGCTGGGGGACGCCTTCGGCCGCAAGAAGATGTTCATCGGCGGCGTCGCGCTCTTCACCGTCGCCTCCTTGTTGTGCGGCCTCGCGGTCAACGAATTCATGCTGATCGGTGCCCGCTTCCTGCAGGGTGTGGGTGCTGCGGTGGCCTCGCCCACCGCGCTGGCCCTGGTGGCCACGACGTTCGCCGCCGGTCCCGCGCGCAACCAGGCCATCGCGATCTTCGCTGCAATGACGGGGATCGGATCGATCGCGGGACTGATCATCGGCGGTGCACTCACCGAAGTGTCGTGGCGGCTGATCTTCCTCATCAACGTGCCGATCGGTGTGGTCATCGTGCTGTTCGCCTTCACGTCGTTGAAGGAGACGGCCGGTGAGCGCCTGGCGCTCGACGTACCGGGCGCCGTTCTGGCGACGGTCGCGGCAACCGGTGTGGTGTTCGCTCTCACCGAGGGGCCGGAACTGGGGTGGACCAGTCCCTTCGTGATCGGTGCGCTCATCGCGGGTCTGCTGCTGTTCGTCGCGTTCCTATACGTCGAGCGCACCGCCGACAACCCGTTGCTTCCCTTCTCGCTGTTCACCGACAAGAACAGGGTGGCCACCTTCGTCGCCATCTTCTTCGCAGGCGCCGTGATGTTCACGGTCGCCGCCTTCGTGGCGCTGTTCGTCCAGGACATCCTCGGTTACAGCCCACTCGAAGCGGGCCTGGCCTTCATCCCGTTCGCGTTCGGTCTGGGAGCCGCGGCCTTCGTGGCGTCGAAACTCGCCGTCCGCATCCAGCCGCGCTGGCTGGTGATCGCTGGGGCGGCCATCATGGTGGTGGGCCTGCTCTACGGTTCCACCCTGGACGCGTCGGCGACGTATCCGGCCAACCTGTTCGTGCCGGTCGTGGGAATCGGTTTCGGCGTCGGACTTGCCGTTGTTCCGCTTCCTCTGTGCGCCATCGCGGGAGTACCGGAAACCGAGATCGGACCGGTGGCCGCCATCGCTCAGGTCGCGCAGACGCTCGGCGGCCCGCTCGCCCTCGCTCTCATCGGGGCGATGGCGACGTCCCGCACGCTGTCCCTCGGTGGGGTGTCGGGCAAGATCGGCGACATGACGCCGGCGCAGATCACTGCGCTCGGTGAGGGCTACACCTTCGCCCTGGTAGGCAGCGCCGTCTGTGCCCTGATCGCCGGGCTGGCGGCACTGTTCATCCGGTTCACTCCGCAACAGGTTGCGCAGGCGCAAGCGGCCGAGAAGGCAGCGCAGCAGTCCTGA
- the cobA gene encoding uroporphyrinogen-III C-methyltransferase — translation MTAATGDETNYLVGLNLTDRRVVVIGGGSVAQRRLGLLIASGARVHLISRAVTPAVEGMATSGQITLELRDYRDGDLDGAWYAIACTDEPDTNATIVAEAERNRVFCVRADNARYGTAVTPASAGYDGLSIGVLAGGDHRRSAAVRNALVEGLQSGVVPDTDEAPAAGVALVGGGPGDPDLITVRGRRLLSRADVVVADRLAPPELLAELGPDVDVIDAAKIPYGRAMAQEAINAALIDNAKAGKFVVRLKGGDPYVFGRGYEELEACAAAGVPVTVVPGITSAISVPSAAGIPVTHRGVTHEFVVVSGHVAPDHPDSLVDWSALARLKGTIVLLMAVERIDAFATVLMAGGRPVDTPVTVIQEGTLRTQRTLRADLQSVAARVKEEQIRPPAIVVIGPVAGFSVDAG, via the coding sequence GTGACTGCCGCCACCGGAGACGAGACCAACTACCTGGTCGGCCTCAATTTAACCGATCGCCGTGTGGTCGTGATCGGTGGCGGAAGCGTCGCACAGCGTCGACTGGGCCTGCTCATCGCATCGGGAGCACGCGTGCATCTGATCAGCCGCGCCGTCACTCCCGCGGTCGAGGGGATGGCGACGTCCGGGCAGATCACCCTGGAATTGCGCGACTACCGGGACGGTGACCTCGACGGCGCCTGGTACGCCATCGCCTGCACGGACGAACCCGACACCAATGCGACGATCGTCGCCGAGGCCGAACGGAACAGGGTGTTCTGTGTCCGGGCAGACAACGCCCGGTACGGCACGGCCGTCACCCCGGCCAGCGCGGGCTACGACGGCTTGAGCATCGGTGTGCTGGCGGGCGGCGATCACCGCCGCTCCGCGGCTGTGAGAAACGCCCTGGTGGAGGGCCTGCAGTCCGGAGTCGTTCCCGACACCGACGAGGCGCCCGCTGCCGGTGTGGCGCTGGTAGGCGGAGGTCCCGGTGATCCCGACCTCATCACCGTCCGTGGCCGCCGACTGCTGTCGCGCGCCGACGTCGTGGTGGCCGATCGCCTGGCGCCGCCGGAGCTTTTGGCCGAACTCGGTCCCGATGTCGACGTGATCGATGCTGCGAAGATTCCGTACGGCCGCGCGATGGCGCAGGAAGCCATCAACGCTGCCCTGATCGACAACGCCAAGGCGGGCAAGTTCGTGGTTCGTCTGAAGGGCGGCGACCCCTACGTGTTCGGACGGGGGTACGAAGAGCTCGAGGCGTGCGCGGCAGCAGGCGTCCCCGTCACGGTCGTCCCCGGTATCACCAGCGCGATCTCGGTCCCGTCGGCCGCCGGAATTCCGGTGACCCACCGAGGAGTCACCCACGAGTTCGTGGTCGTGAGCGGTCATGTGGCTCCCGACCACCCCGATTCTCTCGTCGACTGGTCGGCGCTGGCGCGGCTGAAGGGCACCATCGTGTTGCTGATGGCCGTCGAACGCATCGACGCGTTCGCCACGGTCCTGATGGCGGGCGGCCGGCCCGTGGACACCCCGGTCACCGTCATCCAGGAGGGCACACTGCGTACTCAGCGCACGCTCCGCGCGGATCTGCAGAGTGTCGCGGCCCGGGTGAAGGAAGAGCAGATTCGGCCGCCCGCCATCGTGGTCATCGGACCGGTGGCAGGGTTTAGCGTGGACGCTGGGTAA
- a CDS encoding cobalamin biosynthesis protein, which translates to MGIGFRTSASSADIVSAVRAALESANVEAPVTLICLGTLDRKANEPAVVGAAAVLGVPVLGFDTGDLAGVVVPHPSGVVHAHTGSPSIAEAAAVLSAGCGPLIIPKRSANGVVVAAARKVS; encoded by the coding sequence GTGGGCATCGGGTTCCGCACGAGTGCGTCGAGCGCCGACATCGTCTCGGCGGTGCGCGCGGCGTTGGAGTCCGCGAACGTCGAGGCGCCCGTGACATTGATCTGCCTGGGCACTCTCGACCGCAAGGCGAACGAGCCTGCCGTCGTGGGTGCGGCCGCGGTACTCGGGGTTCCGGTCCTCGGATTCGACACCGGAGATCTCGCTGGCGTCGTCGTCCCACACCCGTCCGGCGTGGTGCATGCACACACCGGGTCGCCGAGTATCGCGGAGGCGGCGGCGGTACTGAGCGCCGGCTGCGGGCCACTGATCATTCCCAAACGGTCCGCGAATGGCGTCGTCGTCGCGGCAGCCCGTAAAGTTTCGTAG
- a CDS encoding cobyrinate a,c-diamide synthase: MVTAHSAVPAVVIAAPASGSGKTTVATGLMGALGQSGNAVAPFKVGPDYIDPGYHALAAGRPGRNLDPVMVGANRIGPLYRHGSTECDIAVVEGVMGLFDGKIDAASAEPSAEGSTAQVAALLGAPVVLVVDARGHSQSLAAVLHGFSTYDASVRIGGVILNRVGSARHEEVLRQASERVGLPVLGAVPRMAELEVPSRHLGLIPAAEHGAAAMQAVEAMTRLAARHLDLAAIRALASSAIDGPAWDPTVEVGDVPAGARPTVAIAGGRAFTFGYAEHRELLAAAGARVVTFDPLHDELPADTSGVVLPGGFPEEHAAALAGNGRLLAQIRALADGGAPIHAECAGLLYLARSLDGSAMASVIDVDASFGSRLTLGYRDAVALTDSPLFAAGERVVGHEFHRTSLTRAEAPGYAPAWGWRPWDGAPAREGFAGGGIHASYLHTHPAGHPTSVARFVSAARDFADHG, translated from the coding sequence GTGGTGACTGCGCACTCTGCGGTTCCCGCCGTAGTCATTGCGGCCCCCGCCTCGGGGAGCGGAAAGACGACAGTCGCCACGGGCTTGATGGGTGCGCTGGGTCAGTCGGGAAATGCGGTGGCGCCGTTCAAGGTCGGCCCCGACTACATCGATCCCGGCTACCATGCCTTGGCCGCGGGTCGGCCCGGACGCAATCTCGACCCGGTGATGGTGGGAGCCAACCGAATCGGCCCGCTCTACCGTCATGGGAGCACCGAGTGTGACATCGCCGTGGTCGAGGGTGTCATGGGATTGTTCGACGGCAAGATCGACGCCGCGTCTGCGGAGCCGTCGGCCGAGGGGTCGACAGCACAGGTCGCGGCACTGCTCGGCGCTCCCGTCGTGCTGGTGGTCGATGCCCGCGGGCACAGCCAGTCTCTGGCCGCTGTGCTTCACGGATTTTCGACGTATGACGCGTCGGTGCGCATCGGCGGTGTGATCCTCAACCGGGTCGGAAGCGCCCGGCACGAGGAGGTGCTGCGGCAGGCGAGCGAGCGCGTCGGGCTCCCTGTGCTGGGCGCGGTTCCCCGGATGGCGGAACTGGAAGTGCCGAGCCGGCATCTGGGCCTCATTCCCGCAGCCGAACACGGCGCCGCTGCCATGCAGGCCGTCGAGGCAATGACTCGGCTGGCCGCCCGGCATCTCGATCTGGCGGCGATCCGGGCGCTAGCGAGCTCTGCGATCGACGGACCCGCGTGGGATCCCACCGTCGAGGTGGGTGACGTGCCCGCCGGTGCTCGCCCGACGGTGGCAATCGCCGGCGGCCGAGCCTTCACTTTCGGGTACGCCGAACATCGAGAACTGCTCGCGGCGGCCGGAGCGCGCGTCGTGACCTTCGACCCGCTGCACGACGAACTGCCCGCGGACACGTCCGGAGTCGTCCTTCCGGGTGGCTTCCCGGAAGAGCATGCCGCCGCGCTTGCCGGGAACGGGCGCCTCCTCGCACAGATACGCGCACTGGCCGACGGCGGCGCACCGATCCACGCCGAATGCGCCGGACTGCTGTATCTCGCGCGCAGCCTCGACGGTTCAGCGATGGCATCGGTCATCGATGTCGACGCCTCGTTCGGCTCGCGCCTGACTCTGGGCTACCGCGATGCCGTGGCATTGACCGATTCGCCGCTCTTCGCTGCGGGCGAGCGGGTGGTGGGGCACGAATTCCATCGAACGTCGCTCACCCGGGCAGAGGCGCCCGGCTATGCGCCGGCGTGGGGATGGCGGCCGTGGGACGGTGCACCCGCGCGCGAAGGTTTCGCCGGAGGGGGCATTCACGCGTCGTACCTTCACACGCATCCGGCGGGACACCCCACCTCTGTCGCGCGGTTCGTGAGCGCGGCCCGCGACTTCGCCGACCATGGTTGA
- the cobO gene encoding cob(I)yrinic acid a,c-diamide adenosyltransferase, with translation MPKGVPENVPNDGLTTRQRRNAPILAVHTGPGKGKSTAAFGMALRAWNQGFDVGVFQFVKSAKWKVGEEAAFRALGQLHEDTGVGGAVQWHKMGEGWSWARKHGSEEDHAAAAAEGWREIARRLAAEEHRFYVLDEFTYPLKWGWVDVDEVVAVLRDRPGAQHVVITGRDAPQALIDAADLVTEMTKIAHPMDAGRKGQRGIEW, from the coding sequence ATGCCCAAGGGTGTTCCCGAGAACGTCCCGAACGACGGCCTCACCACGCGGCAGCGAAGGAACGCACCGATACTCGCGGTCCACACCGGCCCGGGTAAGGGAAAATCCACCGCGGCTTTCGGGATGGCGTTGCGTGCGTGGAACCAGGGCTTCGACGTCGGGGTGTTCCAGTTCGTGAAGAGTGCCAAGTGGAAGGTGGGGGAGGAGGCGGCGTTCCGTGCCCTGGGGCAACTCCACGAGGACACCGGGGTCGGCGGCGCCGTCCAATGGCACAAGATGGGTGAGGGCTGGTCGTGGGCGCGGAAGCACGGCTCCGAGGAAGACCATGCCGCGGCCGCTGCCGAGGGATGGCGTGAAATCGCCCGGCGGCTCGCTGCGGAGGAACACCGCTTCTATGTGCTCGACGAGTTCACCTATCCCCTCAAGTGGGGGTGGGTGGACGTCGACGAGGTTGTCGCGGTGCTGCGTGACCGGCCGGGTGCTCAGCACGTCGTCATCACAGGCAGGGATGCCCCGCAGGCGTTGATCGACGCGGCCGACCTCGTGACGGAAATGACGAAGATCGCCCATCCGATGGACGCCGGCCGCAAGGGCCAGCGAGGCATCGAGTGGTGA
- a CDS encoding magnesium chelatase subunit D family protein, with the protein MRTNRDVDQSPRDSSTGFPFSAVVGQDQLRLALVLCAVHPGIGGVLVRGEKGTAKSTVVRALTTLLPAVRDENGPRPARLVELPVGATEDRVVGSLDLEKVLRDGERAFRPGLLSAAHQGVLYVDEVNLLHDHLVDVLLDAAAMGRVHIERDGISHSHPARFVLVGTMNPEEGELRPQLLDRFGLAVDVAASRDVDVRMEVVRRRLDFERDPQTFAARYAEQDHALAAAILEARNRLDSVELDDTELRRIAFLCASFDVDGMRADLVLARTATAHAAWRGADAVTAEDVRVAAELTLPHRRRRDPFDEPGLDQDQLDDALRQADEDTRAAEEPPAEAPSSEDSSEPTAGEAAEDPDGPDDPRGPGGGAPPPERPAGPAGSQFTTKLLEIPGVGEGAPGRRSRSRSSRGRAVRAANEQGHGLHLVGTLFAAAERQAARGRTAGRMILDSADLRGAVREGREGNLVVFVVDASGSMAARDRLSAVTGAVVSLLRDAYQRRDKVAVITVRGRDAELVLPPTSSVDIAVRRLRGMRTGGKSPLAEGFLRARQVVLRERLRDPQRRALVVTLTDGRATGGKDALHRARVAAGLLADSAVASVVVDCETGMVRLGLAAELARHLRGGYVRLGELSAQHVAGVVRAAA; encoded by the coding sequence GTGCGCACGAACCGTGACGTGGACCAGTCTCCACGGGACTCCTCGACGGGTTTCCCGTTCAGTGCGGTGGTCGGTCAGGACCAGCTGCGTCTGGCGCTCGTCCTGTGCGCCGTCCACCCGGGCATCGGCGGCGTCCTGGTGCGGGGCGAGAAGGGCACGGCCAAGTCGACGGTCGTCCGGGCGCTCACCACGTTGTTGCCGGCGGTCCGTGACGAGAACGGCCCGCGGCCCGCGCGGCTGGTCGAGTTGCCGGTGGGAGCCACCGAAGACCGTGTGGTCGGTTCACTCGACCTCGAGAAAGTCTTGCGCGACGGTGAACGCGCCTTTCGTCCGGGCCTGCTGTCCGCCGCCCATCAGGGCGTTCTCTATGTCGATGAAGTGAATCTGCTGCACGATCATCTGGTCGACGTTCTTCTCGACGCCGCAGCGATGGGCCGGGTGCATATCGAGCGGGACGGCATCTCCCACTCGCATCCGGCGCGGTTCGTTCTGGTGGGCACCATGAATCCGGAAGAAGGTGAACTGCGGCCGCAGCTTCTGGACCGTTTCGGCCTCGCTGTCGATGTCGCTGCGTCGCGTGACGTCGATGTGCGGATGGAGGTGGTGCGGCGGCGCCTCGACTTCGAACGCGACCCGCAGACGTTCGCCGCTCGCTATGCCGAGCAGGATCACGCTCTGGCCGCCGCCATCCTGGAAGCCCGGAATCGACTCGATTCGGTGGAGCTCGACGACACCGAGCTGCGCCGGATCGCGTTCCTGTGCGCCTCGTTCGACGTCGACGGTATGCGCGCCGATCTCGTCCTCGCTCGCACGGCCACCGCGCACGCCGCCTGGCGCGGTGCGGACGCCGTGACGGCAGAGGACGTGCGGGTTGCTGCGGAGTTGACGTTGCCGCACCGGCGCAGGCGGGACCCGTTCGACGAGCCGGGCCTCGACCAGGATCAACTCGACGATGCGTTGCGTCAGGCCGACGAGGACACCAGGGCGGCCGAAGAACCGCCCGCCGAAGCACCGTCGAGCGAGGATTCGTCCGAGCCGACCGCGGGCGAGGCCGCGGAGGATCCCGACGGACCCGACGACCCGCGCGGACCCGGGGGCGGAGCGCCGCCGCCGGAGCGGCCTGCCGGGCCTGCGGGCTCGCAGTTCACCACCAAGCTGCTCGAGATTCCCGGTGTCGGCGAAGGCGCTCCCGGCCGGCGCTCGCGTTCCCGCTCGTCGCGCGGTCGAGCGGTACGGGCAGCGAACGAGCAAGGGCACGGCCTGCACCTCGTGGGCACGCTGTTCGCGGCAGCGGAACGGCAGGCCGCTCGCGGACGCACGGCCGGCCGGATGATTCTGGACTCCGCCGACCTGCGAGGCGCTGTCCGAGAAGGCCGCGAGGGAAACCTCGTGGTGTTCGTCGTGGACGCGTCCGGCTCGATGGCGGCACGGGATCGACTGTCCGCGGTCACCGGGGCCGTCGTCTCACTCCTGCGCGATGCCTATCAGCGCCGGGACAAGGTGGCCGTCATCACCGTGCGTGGACGAGACGCCGAACTGGTTCTGCCACCGACATCGTCGGTGGACATCGCGGTCCGTCGGCTGCGCGGGATGCGCACCGGCGGTAAATCGCCTCTGGCGGAAGGCTTTCTGCGGGCTCGGCAGGTGGTATTGCGTGAGCGGCTCCGTGACCCGCAACGCCGGGCGCTCGTGGTCACACTCACTGACGGACGGGCCACGGGCGGCAAGGACGCTCTGCACCGCGCCAGAGTGGCGGCAGGGTTGCTCGCCGACAGTGCAGTCGCCTCGGTGGTGGTGGATTGCGAGACCGGAATGGTCCGGCTCGGTCTGGCGGCAGAACTGGCTCGGCACCTGCGTGGTGGGTACGTCCGACTCGGTGAACTCTCCGCGCAGCACGTCGCAGGTGTCGTTCGCGCTGCGGCATAA
- a CDS encoding GNAT family N-acetyltransferase, with translation MTATAALKRAWALDLDNKTLYELLKLRVEVFVVEQACPYPELDGQDLLAETRHFWLEQDGQVVCTLRLLEEHGDGTTSFRIGRLCTSRPARGQGHTTRLLRAALAEVGSAPCRINAQTYLVDMYAKHGFTPDGEEFVEDGIPHVPMKRGGGAPRGAGDTASVSDAQGAPSTAGR, from the coding sequence ATGACGGCAACTGCAGCACTGAAGCGTGCGTGGGCACTCGATCTCGACAACAAGACGCTCTATGAGTTGCTGAAGCTTCGAGTCGAGGTGTTCGTCGTGGAGCAGGCCTGCCCGTACCCGGAGCTGGACGGGCAGGATCTGCTGGCGGAGACGCGCCATTTCTGGTTGGAGCAGGACGGTCAGGTGGTCTGCACGCTCCGGCTGCTCGAGGAGCACGGCGACGGCACCACCTCGTTCCGGATCGGGCGACTGTGCACGTCGCGGCCCGCGCGTGGGCAGGGCCATACCACTCGTCTCCTGCGGGCGGCGCTCGCAGAGGTGGGGTCCGCACCCTGCCGGATCAACGCCCAGACCTACCTGGTGGATATGTATGCGAAGCACGGATTCACGCCGGATGGCGAGGAGTTCGTCGAGGACGGTATCCCGCACGTGCCCATGAAGCGTGGTGGCGGGGCGCCCCGCGGTGCGGGGGATACGGCGTCGGTATCGGATGCGCAGGGTGCCCCGTCGACGGCGGGCCGGTGA